In Candidatus Atribacteria bacterium ADurb.Bin276, a single genomic region encodes these proteins:
- a CDS encoding Radical SAM superfamily protein: MKFKILTGYFIFLFQYFEVESMDSQPIYREKIDLDILIQKSQELMDNLESCTLCPHACRVNRKKGEIGHCRAGMELEVASYGPHYGEEAPLVGYRGSGTIFFHHCPMHCIYCQNWTISQGHGEKISIETLAGYMEELQALGCHNINLVTPTHYLPQILAAIVMVVRNGLNIPIVYNCGGYESTATLKKLDGIIDIYLPDAKYSNKETAEKLSGISGYPEAMKAALKEMHRQVGDLKVDQQGIAQRGLFIRHLVLPNHLAGTQEIIAFIAEKISPTAAINIMAQYYPTYHAFQCPSLNRRLSRQEYEEALKIAHDVSPHFQLNF, translated from the coding sequence GTGAAATTTAAAATTCTTACCGGTTATTTTATCTTTTTGTTTCAGTATTTTGAGGTGGAAAGTATGGATTCTCAACCAATTTATCGAGAAAAAATTGACCTTGATATTCTTATCCAAAAGTCTCAGGAACTGATGGATAATCTCGAGTCCTGCACTCTCTGTCCTCATGCCTGTCGGGTGAATCGGAAAAAGGGTGAAATTGGACATTGCAGAGCGGGGATGGAATTGGAAGTTGCCTCCTATGGACCTCATTATGGGGAAGAAGCTCCGTTGGTAGGGTATCGAGGTTCAGGCACTATTTTTTTCCATCATTGTCCGATGCATTGCATCTATTGTCAAAATTGGACTATAAGCCAAGGCCACGGCGAAAAAATCTCTATTGAAACTTTGGCTGGTTACATGGAGGAACTCCAGGCACTTGGCTGTCATAATATTAATTTGGTTACTCCCACCCATTACCTTCCTCAAATCCTTGCTGCTATAGTGATGGTAGTTCGTAACGGACTTAATATCCCCATCGTTTATAACTGCGGCGGTTATGAAAGTACAGCTACTCTAAAAAAGTTGGATGGCATTATTGATATTTACCTTCCCGATGCAAAATACTCTAATAAAGAAACTGCCGAGAAATTATCCGGAATTTCAGGATATCCGGAAGCCATGAAAGCTGCGTTAAAAGAAATGCATCGTCAAGTAGGAGATTTAAAAGTTGATCAACAGGGAATCGCTCAGCGAGGCCTGTTTATTCGTCATCTGGTCCTTCCAAATCATCTCGCTGGAACCCAGGAAATCATCGCTTTTATTGCCGAAAAGATATCTCCAACTGCTGCCATTAATATCATGGCGCAATATTATCCAACTTATCATGCCTTTCAATGTCCATCATTAAACCGTCGACTTTCCCGGCAAGAATATGAAGAAGCGTTGAAAATAGCTCACGACGTCAGTCCTCATTTCCAACTCAATTTTTGA